The following are from one region of the Salmo trutta chromosome 22, fSalTru1.1, whole genome shotgun sequence genome:
- the LOC115158378 gene encoding deoxynucleotidyltransferase terminal-interacting protein 2-like isoform X1: MAEALCEPAVEAEDQQRELSTEDAADADAPVIIEQESITPADAQVSLDHTVKITVCENAMSPVIVVSEEKAIDVNPHRGPPSEVDSQECKALPSEETMDMSSTIVPENERADQDEAPHTTEPVVVTSIQDLKVSVSDADKLEEPRDTVIIQKSGVISLLESSDEEDDNSQHSEEEGDGPDGEEEVVYIEDKEDAGPSRPQAAAAQSSAPDGLFVIHTQPGLQSDEQYYVDEKEKEGYTAGDTEAIEEQDQEECVDQKGD; encoded by the coding sequence ATGGCTGAGGCTCTTTGTGAGCCTGCGGTGGAAGCAGaagaccagcagagggagctgtCCACTGAGGATGCAGCAGATGCGGACGCCCCAGTGATAATAGAACAGGAGTCGATAACACCAGCTGATGCGCAAGTCTCTCTCGATCATACAGTAAAAATAACGGTGTGTGAAAATGCAATGTCCCCTGTTATAGTGGTGTCTGAGGAAAAGGCCATAGATGTAAACCCCCACAGAGGTCCTCCATCGGAGGTAGACAGCCAGGAATGTAAGGCATTGCCTAGTGAGGAGACTATGGACATGAGCAGCACAATAGTACCTGAGAATGAAAGGGCTGATCAAGATGAAGCCCCTCACACCACAGAGCCCGTTGTGGTGACCTCTATCCAGGACCTGAAGGTCAGTGTATCTGACGCTGACAAGCTAGAGGAGCCCAGAGACACGGTCATCATACAGAAATCTGGCGTGATCAGTTTACTGGAGAGCAGTGATGAAGAGGATGACAATAGCCAGCATTCTGAGGAGGAAGGGGATGGTCCTGATGGTGAAGAGGAAGTTGTCTATATAGAGGATAAAGAGGATGCAGGCCCATCCAGACCTcaagctgctgctgctcagtccTCGGCTCCTGATGGCCTGTTTGTCATACATACCCAACCTGGCCTTCAGTCAGATGAACAGTACTACGTGGATGAGAAGGAAAAGGAGGGGTACACTGCGGGTGACACGGAGGCCATTGAAGAGCAAGATCAGGAAGAATGTGTTGATCAGAAGGGAGACTGA
- the LOC115158378 gene encoding deoxynucleotidyltransferase terminal-interacting protein 2-like isoform X2, which produces MNSTTWMRRKRRGTLRVTRRPLKSKIRKNVLIRRETDKDAQVLFTSRNPQLKELSSRIDPGLRVKELGGLYINFDGSKSKTVSNSLKKLKEQKSQDELMKKSVIGPELEKRDAVPPYRESKQAAKLKRKEEREKTTGAGWFNMRAPEMTEELKGDLKALKMRGEMDPKRFYKKNDRDGFPKYFQVATVVDSPVDFYHSRVPEKDRKITMVEELLADAEFRQTNKKK; this is translated from the exons ATGAACAGTACTACGTGGATGAGAAGGAAAAGGAGGGGTACACTGCGGGTGACACGGAGGCCATTGAAGAGCAAGATCAGGAAGAATGTGTTGATCAGAAGGGAGACTGATAAAGATGCACAAGTCCTCTTCACAAGCAGAAATCCACAATT GAAAGAGTTGTCCAGCCGCATTGACCCGGGCCTGAGAGTGAAGGAGCTTGGGGGATTATACATCAATTTTGATGGCAGCAAATCAAAGACTGTCTCTAACTCCCTGAAAAAACTAAAGGAACAGAAGAGCCAAGATGAG TTGATGAAGAAAAGTGTTATTGGCCCAGAGCTTGAGAAGAGAGATGCTGTGCCTCCATACAGGGAGTCCAAACAGGCTGCGAAACTGAAGCGCAAA gaggagagggagaagacaaCTGGAGCCGGCTGGTTTAACATGCGGGCTCCTGAAATGACAGAGGAATTAAAGGGCGACCTCAAAGCACTGAAAATGCGTGGAGAAATGGACCCCAAGCGGTTTTATAAGAAGAACGATAGAGATGGATTCCCCAAGTATTTCCAG GTTGCTACAGTAGTAGATAGCCCTGTGGACTTCTATCATTCCCGTGTCCCGGAGAAAGACCGGAAGATAACCATGGTGGAGGAGTTGCTTGCTGATGCAGAGTTCAGACA AACCAACAAGAAGAAAT